From a single Solenopsis invicta isolate M01_SB chromosome 4, UNIL_Sinv_3.0, whole genome shotgun sequence genomic region:
- the LOC105196320 gene encoding zinc finger protein 286A isoform X1, with product MQQQTISHNITGPEQSQEEVQLTELLPVKQSRIKENVFKNADATDALKALMSLSGDCDDSESFDLQEFNFYKNIEQFDHQSSKHRRMDGQRKRSMEKTRNGARNVDLNKEKNSEMAEKKVRDDRKIARAKTLKRKLVKSSKKKDESNYGTNGKLSKREIARYDDDDDDEQLYLDLEKKDCFKDEVYVYRQEPLDLASSSEPEESEATSHKDLCKNYLTTDGKGKFADKVSDIDDKNEKCKSKADDDIIDKENPEKELRLKMDAIIQANYLLEHEKNDVASSKVKVMEFISTSSTAASINAKNDDGSINNSAEPKKKKRKKRIDQAKQLKDQGDPQEDQENPQKEQENLQKDEENSEKTFCCVVCDARFKGSGGLRNHYKVVHGAGPLYKCNDCGKEFPLKERLKLHVRTHTGFKPYKCPECNKSFARGGQLVQHRRTHSQDRPYRCKLCSNTFTCSANLVLHLKRHNGQKDHKCDLCGRGFVRRDALKKHLECLHRDVKSFICAICNKTFKGHLPQHMRTHARDRPHGCATCGQRFAQKSQLTVHQRTHSGQRPFRCLVCWQAFAHSTALKLHTRRHTGERPFKCSECNAGFTQLPHWKKHMKCIHGKTNPYGCKHCKSFFRIKTDLDNHVKTCHSGMETEDDEDDYVFTGPAGDSEVVEKITVTARYNRLTVGKMRLLLAVLLKRISKQERLSELGFGKRLIDEVLQDSLVSAGKEPVYPGNGMSELEALTRNLEIFLEWTVPKEHLEKFRKMKKSPGEILETLTAT from the coding sequence ATGCAGCAGCAAACGATCTCGCATAATATAACCGGGCCCGAGCAGTCGCAAGAGGAAGTTCAGCTGACCGAATTGCTGCCGGTAAAGCAATCgcgtattaaagaaaatgtcttCAAGAATGCCGACGCGACCGACGCTTTGAAGGCGCTCATGAGTCTCTCGGGCGATTGCGACGATAGCGAAAGCTTTGACCTGCAAGAGTTCAACTTCTACAAGAACATCGAACAATTTGACCACCAGAGCAGCAAGCATCGACGAATGGATGGTCAACGGAAGAGATCAATGGAAAAGACTAGAAACGGTGCTAGAAACGTGGacttaaataaagagaaaaatagcGAGATGGCGGAGAAGAAAGTTCGTGATGACAGAAAAATCGCTCGCGCGAAAACGCTGAAGAGGAAGCTGGTGAAATCGAGCAAGAAGAAAGATGAGAGCAATTATGGAACGAATGGGAAATTAAGTAAGAGAGAAATCGCTCGatacgatgacgatgatgacgatgaacAATTGTACTTGGACctggaaaaaaaagattgctttaagGACGAAGTTTACGTATACAGACAGGAACCATTGGATTTGGCCTCGAGTTCGGAACCAGAGGAATCAGAAGCGACCAGTCACAAGGATCTTTGCAAGAATTATCTCACCACAGATGGAAAAGGAAAATTTGCTGACAAGGTCTCTGACATAGATGACAAGAACGAAAAATGCAAGTCCAAGGCAGATGATGACATTATTGATAAAGAAAATCCCGAAAAAGAGCTCAGATTAAAAATGGACGCCATCATTCAAGCGAATTATTTGCTGGAGCACGAGAAAAATGATGTCGCTTCTAGCAAAGTTAAAGTTATGGAATTTATCAGTACCTCCTCCACTGCCGCCTCGATAAACGCAAAAAATGACGACGGTTCTATAAATAATTCGGCAGAAccaaaaaagaagaagaggaagaagcgAATTGACCAAGCCAAACAGTTGAAGGACCAAGGGGATCCTCAGGAGGATCAAGAAAATCCTCAGAAGGAACAAGAGAATCTTCAGAAAGACGAAGAGAATTCTGAGAAGACTTTCTGCTGTGTTGTATGTGACGCGCGTTTTAAAGGCAGCGGTGGTCTACGGAATCACTACAAGGTGGTGCACGGCGCCGGACCGCTGTACAAGTGCAACGATTGCGGCAAGGAATTCCCGCTTAAGGAACGCCTGAAGCTGCACGTGCGCACGCACACCGGTTTCAAGCCGTACAAGTGTCCGGAGTGCAACAAGAGCTTCGCGCGGGGCGGCCAGCTGGTGCAACATCGTCGTACTCACAGCCAGGACAGACCGTATCGTTGCAAACTGTGCTCCAACACCTTCACGTGCTCGGCCAATTTGGTGTTACACCTGAAGCGCCACAACGGCCAGAAGGATCACAAGTGTGATCTGTGCGGACGCGGCTTTGTACGTCGCGACGCCCTGAAGAAGCATCTGGAGTGCCTGCATCGCGACGTCAAGTCGTTCATCTGCGCGATCTGTAATAAGACTTTCAAGGGTCACCTACCACAGCACATGAGGACACACGCGCGCGATCGTCCGCACGGCTGTGCCACGTGTGGCCAGCGATTCGCTCAGAAATCTCAACTAACCGTGCACCAAAGGACCCATTCCGGCCAGCGACCGTTTCGCTGTCTAGTCTGCTGGCAAGCTTTCGCCCATTCGACCGCCTTGAAGCTACACACCCGACGTCACACTGGGGAACGGCCGTTCAAGTGTTCCGAGTGTAATGCCGGCTTCACTCAACTGCCACATTGGAAGaagcacatgaaatgcatacaTGGTAAAACTAATCCATACGGCTGTAAGCATTGCAAAAGCTTTTTTAGGATTAAGACCGACCTGGACAACCACGTGAAGACTTGTCACTCAGGGATGGAGACGGAAGATGACGAAGACGATTACGTCTTTACTGGACCGGCTGGCGATTCCGAGGTTGTCGAAAAGATCACTGTTACCGCGAGATATAACCGGCTGACAGTGGGAAAGATGCGATTGCTGCTGGCTGTATTGCTGAAGAGGATCAGTAAACAGGAACGGTTAAGCGAGCTCGGCTTCGGCAAACGTCTTATCGACGAGGTTCTTCAGGACTCTCTGGTGTCCGCTGGTAAGGAACCGGTGTATCCGGGGAACGGTATGTCCGAGCTTGAGGCTCTCACTCGGAATCTAGAAATCTTTCTAGAATGGACGGTGCCGAAGGAACACTTGGAGAAATTTCGTAAAATGAAAAAGTCGCCCGGAGAAATTCTGGAAACACTTACAGCTACGTAA